In Oceanobacillus sp. FSL K6-2867, one DNA window encodes the following:
- the dapA gene encoding 4-hydroxy-tetrahydrodipicolinate synthase, with protein sequence MTRPVGMIPAIPTPMNEDHTINFDGIGKVLDHLIDNGIETVLVGGSNGEYSLMSLEERKEVIQYVCDKVKGKAKVMAGTGCHRTEDTIALTKFASDAGADWALVINPYYMHTSEQGIIDFYKAVAQNSDIGILIYHYPDVTNVELSPELIHEISQIDGIVGIKNTADQLHTNKLLALTKDNEDFSLLTGFEHLILPTLAVGGHGAIGVVHNLVPAELVRLYNLVVNENNIKEAVELNQKLMPLYDVIEEEVIPGTVKAGLEALGLPGGASRLPLIPASAEYKEKIKELLSDVGVLKTEEAK encoded by the coding sequence ATGACAAGACCAGTAGGAATGATTCCAGCTATACCGACACCGATGAATGAGGATCATACAATTAATTTTGATGGAATTGGAAAAGTTTTAGATCACTTAATTGATAATGGAATTGAAACCGTACTAGTTGGGGGGAGTAACGGGGAATATTCTCTCATGAGTCTGGAGGAAAGAAAAGAAGTTATTCAATATGTTTGTGACAAAGTGAAAGGAAAAGCGAAAGTAATGGCGGGAACAGGATGTCACCGGACAGAAGATACGATAGCTTTGACTAAATTTGCATCAGATGCAGGTGCAGATTGGGCATTGGTTATTAACCCTTATTATATGCATACAAGCGAACAAGGAATTATTGATTTTTATAAAGCGGTTGCACAGAACTCTGATATCGGAATTCTTATTTATCATTATCCTGATGTAACAAATGTGGAATTAAGCCCAGAATTAATCCATGAGATTAGCCAAATTGATGGTATTGTTGGGATAAAAAACACAGCAGATCAACTGCATACGAATAAATTGTTAGCGTTAACAAAGGACAATGAAGACTTTTCTCTGCTAACTGGATTCGAACATTTGATTTTACCGACATTGGCAGTAGGAGGGCATGGAGCAATTGGTGTTGTGCATAATCTAGTTCCAGCTGAATTGGTTCGTTTATATAATCTAGTTGTCAATGAAAATAATATTAAAGAAGCAGTTGAATTAAACCAGAAATTAATGCCACTCTACGACGTCATTGAAGAAGAAGTCATACCAGGTACGGTGAAAGCTGGTTTAGAAGCATTAGGATTACCTGGTGGAGCCAGCAGATTGCCTTTAATACCTGCATCAGCAGAATATAAAGAAAAGATTAAGGAATTATTATCTGATGTCGGTGTATTAAAAACGGAGGAAGCGAAATGA